The Phlebotomus papatasi isolate M1 chromosome 3, Ppap_2.1, whole genome shotgun sequence genomic sequence ttagagggttaataatttttacaagttttcactatttttatcTTGATTTTTACTGCTAAAGGAAAACAAACGAGTTGTAGGAATCTGAAAACTGACATTGACAACCTTTTCTCCCGCATGATGGCATTGCTTTCCCCCGTGTGTAGCGCTAGAAACTGTTCTCAAATTTCTAATTCAGAATATTTGAATCTTTTTGATGCaaccaaatttaataaaaattagccAAGCCCTTCTAGATAttcctaatatttttttgagaGAGAGAGCAATTTTTGTTAAGCTTTCTGTCAGATTGAGTAGGAGGTATGTCCAGCACATAATCATCTCAagacttaagcggtcttcaaacCAAAcctttagcctagttcccgaaagtctcaaaatcgtaaatagcgagcaaatttattgcttttgagaacaaaatAGGGTACTTaccaataataataatctaatcctaactTATAAATTTTTCGAAACAATCGTGATTGATGAgcaattagagcagttaagccgtatgtctaagccttaggtctgaagcccgtattagacaGTTTCGGCGATTCTTGTGAATAATTGACTTTTGTCGTATATCCAGCAAATAAGATAGTTTGGACTGCATCCTTTAGCCTGCAATTTATGACCTAAATATTCTCGACGATGagactagggggaagtgggcacctttgaattggggcagctttgaaattgagcttttttctcctattttcaaatgaaattcaggcttatcatgatgtatttagcttcgcaattggtttgttgagctaaattatatcataataatgtccagtttcatttaaaaataggagaaaaaagcccaatttcaaagctgccccaattcaaaggtgccccacttccccctacgtcTGTTTGAggcttagggggaggtggggcacctttgaaagtgggacacttttgaaatttggattttttttttatctatctttaaataaaactgagccTAATCGAGATATAATTTTggtacacaaacagattgagaagctaaattatatcacgataaggctcaattttatttaaaaataggtgaaaaatcccaatttcaaagataccccactttcaaagttgccccacttccccctatgggaGAACAGTGTGGTTAAACTCCTCTGATTTtttataaagcggtcttcagactagtaATTCTCGAATATCTCAAATAAAATCTTAAACAGCAATCAATTTTGCTTGGTTACAGAACCTAATAGGTCAATTGCtttaaaaacctaatttttaatcaaacttCTTCAACAAATAAATCTTGACTAAAGCGGGCTTCAGACTAGACGTTAAGTCCatggtcccggtcaaaattccgaaagctaaaatcctgaatggtccaaaatcccgaattcttaaaagtgttatatcTACTCctacgattgtacccgcgctttttggaggcaaagggaaatcttgtaacttggaaaattattctaaacattttcttccatataatttcatccctttcaagattttaaacattcggaattttggctttcgggatgttggccttttcgggattttgtcgatcgggattttggctttcgggattttgggtgcgACCGGTTGAGCCATATGGCtcagccttaagtctgaagccggtataagagaaattagaaaagttatgCCCTACGTCTAATCCATAAATCTGAAACCCTTATAAGGGACGATTTTTAGGGAAATTGTGGTTTAGTATACTAAGGGCTATAGTAATCCATTTCGCTAttaaaaattgggaaaatttcttaaatgtgGTTAAACCTCTAGTATGAATCCTGGATAAGACGTTTTTTAGATTGaagatttagggtaagtgtaccaaattccggccagcttgcaagaccggccacattttttgttcttcaaatttccatgaatttttagtttttacatactctagatattatacaatgcaaaaaaataatttaaaaaatatcgcttcgacgagcaagataatctgaaatagtcattggaagaattccagaaggacaagaaactatgagaatgaagatgaccggaataggccaccaatattatttctaaatttttattcattttaaaatatataaagaatgattttagagaaaataaagacgataaactgtctacaaggttccatgcaacactccttgtaaaaaagtaacaaaaaaatcaatttgtattaaaaatattacatttcaaacttgagactttagcgcttgcatgcaactatgccgagatTTGGCACACATACCAGcgataagacggcggtggactcTAACCCTATCTTAAACTACTTACAAATCCTTTGTGCTTTAAAGAGAATTTTTCTCAATAGCACTCATATtattaaaagcataatattttgaCAATATAGAAGTTAAGCTTTGTAACTAAAGCCTACATATCGTCGCGGCGACTggtggatcagcaactgtgctaagtGCATTTACTTTGTGTCTAGTCTGCATTCTCTCCAAACGCGTCGTGGCGATACATCACTTACatcgaatgcagacacaaagtaAATGCAGTTagtacagttgctgatccaaccaacGCGACGATTACGACCGCATCAATAGAAGAgattatttcaaaatcttttaatGGTCTGCGAGTTAAATACTTTCTATCtactatctatctatctactaTCTAGACTTTCTctgacatttaaaattttcctacaAATATTTTCTCTCTAATTCTTTAGCCAATTCTTGCTGTTGAGCAAACAACTAGTGAACCGAACGCAACAACAACTACAACAACTGAAAGAATGCGTCTATCACGAAGAGAATTTGGAAGGATTCTTGGTCGAAATTTCCGGGGTTTGCAACGGGTGTATCAACTTGAGAAGCTGGAGGCTGATGcggtaaggaaaatattatacTATACAATATACTGGAATAAATTAAACCAATTAAATTGGAAATTGTATATCTATTGCAGCAATCAAAACGAGCATTTCAGGAGTACAAAGTTCAACTGGGAAATTCCCTGGCTCCGTTTGTGTACAACCTCCCGTCGGATAACTCGCTAAATTAGCCATATTTATTAGTTTGTGTTTAGTAttacataaattaatttattatatatgAATACCTCCCCCAGCCCCCCGGCTCCAATCACCCACACCAGCAAAACACCTCTCCAAATTGAACCCAGAATTTACAGatgattttcgattaaccaATTTAATTGATAGTCAGTGATCTGGTGAAATGCCAGCACAATTGCCCAATATGCTAAATGAGCTTTGTTGCAGCATCTCATGTTGCAATAATTTGCGAAAAGCAGCGTAAATTGTATAtaggaaacatttttttttgataggggGATATTCTGTAATTGTAATGTTTAGGGTTAATAAGCGAAAATGCCACACACTGTACACACTATGCGGTTGTaatttcactgtgataaaaggctcaatattaattaaaagcAAATAACATTTTGTTGCTGTTGAACTGCGCTTGTAGGAttaaattttgaacattttaccTCATGAAATATTCCTACAATAAACACCTCAATTTTCGGCTTCAAGATTCACAAAATAGAAAGCTTTCAATCTCCTTTGGGGACATAGAACTCTCCAATGGACGGCCCTTTTTTTGAGCCAGAGAACCAGGTGTAAATAAAGTTTCAATTTAACAATTAAATGTGTTCTTTTTCTTGGATTTGTCTCAATGACTTGAGACTCTGGCTTGGTGCTTGGGAAATTCATTAAATGTCTCGCCGTATATCCAGGGAGATGCGCCAGGGAAGAACAGCATGGATTGACCTTTTGTTGCTGTTCTAACGCAATTTCAATGTTTGGAGATTGCAGAGGTGGACACAAAGATAGTGTACCACTGAGATAAACGGCGAAATTGTTTGAGTTGGGAAAAAAGTGCTTTTCTCATTTGATTTACGCCCAGACCTACCATTCTAAGCATCTTCTATGAGATTTCCTGTGTCTCTTACcagtacactcagaaaaattcaTTGGTCAGGAGTTATGCTTAAATTCAAACCCTATGTATAGAGCAGAATCtcttaaatctgaatctctctaattcgaacgacgttggattcaaaatgtcaattgtggggttatgttaaaaaatttgtattttggattattgaaaatcatatttatgtacttcttcctgaatgtttgcATACtatcgtgtaaaatgaaaaggaagtatgttaccactaaaactcgtgagaaagtacgggaatttaattcaaagtacaatttaatctcacataaatttcgatggttttgaaaaaatctttcgaatttgggaggtgagaaatgtcaaaaataccccccgagcgttcgaatttaggagactctactgtatttgctGAAAAATACATCTATCATCTGAGGAGTTTTCCAATaccaataccaatgaatgataatttttactctaataaaaaatattatgtatgagtagtGTACCTTCTATTCCCAagagggttttgcttaaaaaaattggaaatataaaaaaaaaataataaaaaatcatttatcagtGCGGTCATTggaaaattcgtcacttttgagcttaattatttactatatagcaaatagttggagttttccaaaaaatatcctagattcctattACCTTATACTTCacgattacgtacaaacattagaaaaaaagaactttctTTTGGCCTGGAAAATAATCTCATAAACTTCCATACCCCAAGATCTCGAACCCGTATTGTTAAAATGATTACAACTTaaaggaaagtgcccatgctttgcacggtcccaagcttcataatggctatttttttctatgcttctgtagttaaaaaaaaaactaattttctctatgggttacgagtgacccaatcgtccttacaGGGTTAAATGATTGATTTACGGCTACACAGAGAACAATTTTGAAGTTTCCAAATTCAATATTCGTGGTATTTATTTTAACACcactattttaataaaaaaaaaattataccaaattttcttgaaacaaTTTGGAttgattttgatttcttgaactGAATCAAGAAATAATGGGATTAATTTAGTACATTTTGGtaacaaatttgtaaaatttattttttaagaggAAACGCTCTTGTTTCCTcttaattgattttatcccattatggtattgatttttagggtatttcggtattgattctatcccattttgatatttattttaggatatatctatattaattttatcctattttggtattgatctTTAGGGTGTTTCGGTATTGATAGATTGATACTATCCCATTTGAGTATTGATTTTGCAGTGTatcggtattgattctatcccattttggtattaattttaagaaaatacagTATTTTTAATATCTCGTTCTGGTATCGATTTTAGGATGCTCCGATGTTGATTCTATCTCATTGCGGTATTGATTGTACCGATAGGAAAGGATGAATACCTTAATAAGATAGAACCGATACCATAATATTGTAgaatctatacctcagtttgataaaatcaataccgagCCACACTAAATTCAATACCGTAATTAGGAAGAATCATAACCAAAATATCCTCAATCCATTACCAAAATAGAATGGAATCAATCCTGAAACACCTTAAAATCAAAACAGAAATGGTATAGAATTAATACCGAAACACCCTAaaatcgaaagccaaaattcggaattttggctttcgtgattttgactttcaggatttttactttcgggattttagctttcgggattttggctttcgggattttggacttcgggattttggacttCGGTATTTTGGATTTCAGTATTTTGGCCGGCACTATGCAAAAAGATATTCCTTGTCAAAATTAATCCGTAAATTGTGGATTAGTAGcaaaaaactttaagaaaaaatgcaTGAAAGTGAAGGAAAGAgagaaattttatgcaaaagccTAATCCTTATTCGCTTataaatccaaaaaccaaatgcCCAAAATGTTTTAAAGTCAAATTTATTAACTGAAAAAGGAGTTTTATTACATCGAAAATGAAACTGACTTTTGGTCTGACCTAATTCTATTCCTGGTTCTAGACGCTGAAGACAAAAATAGAAGACAGAAACAAACtcaacaacaaattcaattcaattataaGATTAATATAAAGTTTTCaagcttttttgaaagattcaagataattgtaaaatttatttattaaaaaaaagttttatttgatCTATAAAGAAGCTATAGAGTCATTTTACTTATCTGAAGTTCAGTGTTCATTCCAGTTTATTCCTCTTAAATAGAGCAAATTTTGTTTTACCTGGGGTCGAAAAATttagttttgataaaaaatacttaactttaaaaaattattacccttttcatcttaaaattgaagattttttttttaaattttattattctaaggCTCATAACAAAGTCATCAATATTTTGATTCGAAATATCTCTTTCGAAATGCAAATCTCATATTGAGTTTTACCCCTTTTCAAAGCTTTATGCGAGCTTCAGACTTAGGAATTATGCCAGCTTCAGATTggaggtttatcccagttcccgaaggtctcaaaaatctaaataaaaagtaattttattgatttttcaaaatctaatggatctttttcccttaatatttaatcctaaataacaattccctaaaaaatcatgcctgataaggacttagaggagttaagccagatggcttagccttaggtctgaagcccgtattagctataatgcttaactgctctaaattcttatcaatcacgattttttgcaaaaatttaatttaggattggattattgaaGATAATAGACCtatagattctcaaaaagcaataaaattgctcgctatccaggattttgagatttttgggaactgggccaagcctctagtctgaagaccattttatacaggcttcaaacctaagacttatacgggcttcagacttaaggtttagctatatggcttaactactctaattttttttatcaattacgattttttggaaaaatttaacttaggattggattattaaggacaaatgatctattaggctctcaaaaggcaataaaattgctcgctatttaagattttgagacattcgggaactgggctaaacctctagtctaaaaccggccttagccatatggcttaacccctctaatttcttatcagtcaagatttattgaaaaactttgACTCAAGGTTGGATTGTTAAGCACAAAtattccattagattttgaaaatctaGAAGAATTGGCTGCAATTTTGGATTATGATACCTTCGGGAAATTAGCTAAACCTTTAGTTTTTAGACCGCTTTACAATCGAAATATTTTCAGAAAGTCTAATTTTGCCTTTTTGTGAAACTAATGtagatagaaaataaaaagttttccaaaaataattttgggaaATCTTATGTCAGTgaataatacttttaaaattttatttttagaactaAGGTTTATTTTTCTGCATAAACTAAAGATTTGTTTTacaatcattaaaaaatattctaacccCTGTAGTAAAACGGGTTTAGTACACATGATAGGTAACCTATTTTATTTCCTTCATAACTTTACATCATATCAAAGTGAAATAGATAGTCTGcttgattttctattttatcctAGACACACATGGGGGATTATAACAGTGTTAAGGTGAATTATCTAAGCAGGGGGTAAAATTTATTACTGTATTGTATAATTTCAATATAATCCTTTCTCCGAGTGTATCCCAGGATGTGGTTTTGGGAGAGAATTCCTGTGGATCGAGCATCCCAGTGGACAATGGTTGGCAGACAGTGCCATAATGAAAATCCCTCGCTTCATTCTCCAACCCCAACTGAGCCAAATAAGAAATCATGACCAAATGTCTCACCCACTTTCACACATTTTTCTTCCAACTTTATTCCGCCCATCTGagggaatttttgaaattcctttTCATACTCGTATGTTTTGATTATTCGACATTCACCCACCCTCCCCTCCGCCCCTTGGTACAATGGCATCGTCTCCTTGGGGACACGATTGGCCTATTGCACCAGCTCTTCATCACTTCACCAGGGCAAGAAATGGATGAGAACTTGGGTCACCAGCTCCACAATAAAAGTCAATATAAGCCAAGACGATAGTTCCTCTGAGACTTGCTTCGAGACAcaatctttctctctctctcgggGAAATTATTTGGGGGTGTGATGGGGAAAAAATCTCTGGAGAAACTTGTGCTGAATGGTTGTGGTGAAATTAGAAATGCGACGAGAATCCTAGAAGCAAAACTTTCATTTTAGAACTTCTATAGAACGAGCTTTCAGTATGAGCAAAAGCACTCAATGCTCAAACAATATTTTTGGCATCTGTTTCAATGAAATTTAACAATCATTTTTCATCCATAATTTTACAGTTTTATTTCtcttataagacatttttctTCGAATGCAAAAGCGAATAAAGGGCATACAAATTGGAATATTATACACCTGACTTCTAATAATTTTCTgagaatcaaaattttatcatgaaagcattttcataaaatctatTGAACTTTTCAAGCTTTCGATGTAATCTTTTTTTACGATTGAGAGATTTTCGTTATTCATTTCCCATGAATTTACTGAATTGTCATATAAAAGACGTAATTTGTTTTAAAACGATTGAaactattttcatttttcatgataaaggttatattatcttaaaattgaataaacatGTCATTGTTTTTATCATTCGGCGAGCGTCGAAAGCTAAACGATTTTAATTTAACTGAAAACATATGTCTTTTCAGCtgaattatataatataataataataatggtgacacaacgttccatagaggagctagaccttcccacaaggggagttcgggacatccattattattttttccagtgcagctcattggatgcaatccgaacacctttaacgccagaaaaattcctggtgacctaaaggagattcgaacccggaacacttgcatcatagagtgagtgctctaccacttgacccattgagtgaaAACATGTCTTTTCAGCTGAATTATGCTAACATTAAAACGATACTCGagggcagtgccatttccatatgtTTGGTTAGAAccttttgttcgagaactgctgaccggtcagcatatttttgctaatcgactcagcaaaaatctACTAAAAATCCTGCCTCtctcagctaactgtgctcgatGGGCACTAAAAAGCTTTtgcatattaaattaaaaatttaatgtcaGAAAAACGTAATTTTTACGTAATCAAAATTAGTGTAAGAacagataaaataaataatgcaattctaatgttaattttaggtTATTTAAAGAATGATATAAGAGGTGAATATCATCAGTTTTCCATTACAATTTCTGTCAGAAAATACCTCACATAATCTCATCGTGATTTTCTTGAAGTAACAAATTGGTAACTATGACGGAAGTTTTCCCAAAAATAATTACGAAATCGTTCTGCTCGATTTTTTAGTCTTTGTCAGCTATATCTTACTCAATTGGATGTTATTGTAATAATTAAAATCGTGAAAATAATTGTTCAAGATACGATTTAGAAAAAAGAGCATAAAAGCTTTCTGCTGCACCATATTGcagtagtatttttaaaaaaaaatttggacagTATAAAATGAAGTTTGTTGTgtagataaataaaatacaaataataaatTGTGAAGTATTCTTGTCAAAAGGCAAATGATGAAGTTTCAAACTATTTTCGATTTGATCTacactgaaaaataaattttgttaaacgcacagaaaaaaatattttgcaaaattgtttgaaatacttgtgaattcctattgaggacttacaaaatgctcgtaaattgtataacccataAACAGgtacgtaaaagtttgtacttttctcacaaacattggattgttcgtaacattttttgtacttttacaaacatttgttcatttTGTCATGTGttggtaaatttttgccagacaaacaaaaatgtacgaagaaatgacaaaattttacgaacttttttttgcgtgtttacgaacatttacgaacaaatgtttgtaaaattacaaAGAATGCTAatcaagtgatcatattacgaacaatgtttgtgaaacattgttcgtaacaacatttatgaacaattttataaattatttttcctgtgCAGAGAAATGgatcttattaaaattttgtcaaaaggatgttgtttacaaatttgacaaaactttttcccaTAATTTCTGTACAAAAACGTCCATTCGACAAATTTATAATCAGATCTATTGACTACTGATTTTACAAAACTATATTCTGTTTGTaggaacatccttttgacaaatttttcttgttaatttgacaaaatttcaacatttatttttcagactactctgaaattattaattattaatcaaatcgagacactttatttgttaTTACAATGTGCCCCGtcttggaagaatctgctgatcgtagatcggtCAGGAACGCCATCTCtatagtgaatgcttcttccgtccTCCTAAAGATTTCtaggcagaggcggtgcattttattacgttttatcttATATGAAAACGTTTTATCGAGCCAGaaatctcaccgcccaagagccaacggtcttacctattgcgccactgagatcctccTTCATCTTCAAGTTGAATGAGCATGGCAAGTGATAACTATTAAATTTGTTTCGgaataatttgataatttaaattaataattcaaaattgataagtcggcggcagccaactgaattttgttaagaatTTGTAAAAAGCATGTTATTCCATTTTTAAGTTATTCCATATTATTCCATGTTTAAGATGTTTAACATGTTATTCCatatttaagaaaaagtttCGCTAGTTTGCTGAACAACATCCATTTAACAAAATGTTAACAACAAAACTTGTCACTGGTAATTTTCACAATCAGTGATGTTCAAATGATGTTCTGTAAGACTAATTGGACGTGTCAGAGAAAATCCTAGGATTAcaatacatagaaaaaaatattttgtaaaactattcgtaaatgtttgtgaaatcctgtggaggacttacgaaatactcgtgaatcatataacccacagacaagttcgtaaaagtttgtacttttttcacaaaaaaatattgttcgtaaaatgatcatttgacgaccattttttgtacttttacaaacatttgttcgcaaatgtttgtaaacacacaaaaaaagttcgtaaaattttgtcatttgttcgtacttgttcgtaaatttttgtttgtctggcaataCAAACTTTTAAAGCAAGTAGcttaaaattctatcaaaacaACGATGTGCAAACTGCAAACTTTTGTGTCCTGTGTAAtgtttccggggaaaatgaggcctacatagGTTCGCAAAATGTTGTGCAAAGCTGACCAAACCAAGGCTGCTTCCTAAAAATCGccagtaaattttcattttcctgtagaggaaaatccaaggatgtCCAGGACTTTTGTTAGGCGGAACTTGAACCTAacaagtaagagattttttgacaCAGTGTTATAAATTGATTCGGTTTATGTggaatttagtaaaaaaatcttaaatcttggatatCATTTTCCGTACGAAGCTAAACGAAAAAGCTCCTGTTACTAAAGGTGTTTTGCCTTGAATTTcagaatgttttaaaatttgcatatccTTTGTTGTTCTTGTTTTCAATTATTGGCTTAAGCGacatttacattaaaaatgaCATGTTTC encodes the following:
- the LOC129807773 gene encoding uncharacterized protein LOC129807773, with the translated sequence MMKKCVLLLLIVSTVTSQLVENRDENSGKAKIRRPRSILGFFQSIFTIHQLHQAQKTDLSYTLARVYDIMRNSFSDTATKKPILAVEQTTSEPNATTTTTTERMRLSRREFGRILGRNFRGLQRVYQLEKLEADAQSKRAFQEYKVQLGNSLAPFVYNLPSDNSLN